ATTACATATTCCAACTGTAACACCAAAAAAAAGATAAAAAAAGAGAAAAAGACAGTCTCACACACACTCATCGAACAATGTATCAAGATCGTCAAGGCGTTATAGGCGGTGGTGGCGGATCTACGCCGCACGGTATCATACTCGCCGTCGTTGTCGCATTGGTAGTGTTCGTTCCGTTCTTCCTCGGCGACGGCGGCGAAGCCATCACAGAAGGGATCGCTGAGCTTCTTAGTCCGGTGGGACTTCTCTTACTCCCCATCGTGCTCCTCCTCACTATACAGTTCCTCTCGTCGGAGCGCGGTTCCTTCGTGTCCGCCATTTTCTCCACCGGAGAACCCGAGTCGATTCACCGGGTTAGCGGATCTCCTGTCGGCGTCGCGCTGTTCCTAGTCCTGATCTTGTTCTTGCTTTACAACCGCTTCTCCATCTTTGGTGGAGGTGATGATTCCGAC
The DNA window shown above is from Brassica oleracea var. oleracea cultivar TO1000 chromosome C3, BOL, whole genome shotgun sequence and carries:
- the LOC106333109 gene encoding uncharacterized protein LOC106333109; this translates as MYQDRQGVIGGGGGSTPHGIILAVVVALVVFVPFFLGDGGEAITEGIAELLSPVGLLLLPIVLLLTIQFLSSERGSFVSAIFSTGEPESIHRVSGSPVGVALFLVLILFLLYNRFSIFGGGDDSDD